From the Chloroflexus aurantiacus J-10-fl genome, one window contains:
- a CDS encoding 4-vinyl reductase, translated as MEIRDRSDHDPVADLLLVDAYMRWALLAAEEVIGRNGLAVVLRQAGLSHLIGNYPPEQLKATTGLTFYHYASLNAGLINFFGRSARSMALRIGRQTARLAIANQSALFGTAALIASKVLPFATQVKLGLSAMQAGLRRLSQAVNQDRRLALEDRGEAWAYIDYTCSMSAGKQADEPIGYIQCGVLQEALHWQTGREFAVEQIACRSMGAPASIWLVSKTPTLPYN; from the coding sequence ATGGAGATCCGCGACCGCTCCGACCACGATCCGGTTGCCGATTTGCTATTGGTTGATGCGTATATGCGTTGGGCATTACTGGCAGCCGAAGAGGTGATCGGGCGCAACGGTCTGGCCGTCGTGCTACGACAAGCCGGCTTAAGCCATCTGATCGGCAATTATCCGCCGGAACAACTGAAAGCCACGACCGGTCTGACATTTTATCACTATGCGTCACTCAATGCCGGCCTGATCAATTTTTTTGGTCGTTCGGCGCGTAGTATGGCGTTGCGGATCGGGCGGCAGACCGCGCGTCTGGCCATCGCAAACCAGAGTGCCTTATTTGGGACGGCTGCGCTGATTGCGTCAAAGGTCTTGCCCTTTGCTACTCAGGTGAAACTGGGGCTGTCGGCAATGCAGGCCGGTTTACGTCGCCTGAGTCAAGCCGTGAATCAAGATCGCCGGCTGGCGTTGGAGGATAGGGGGGAAGCCTGGGCCTATATTGACTACACCTGCTCGATGTCGGCTGGGAAGCAGGCCGATGAACCTATCGGTTATATCCAGTGTGGTGTATTACAAGAGGCTCTACACTGGCAAACCGGTCGTGAATTTGCCGTAGAACAGATTGCCTGTCGTTCAATGGGGGCGCCGGCGTCGATCTGGCTGGTCTCGAAGACGCCGACGCTGCCGTACAACTGA
- a CDS encoding ABC transporter permease, with product MIKTAPASTTLTRARGAFAEGRLTWSGVGLTIFSILVYLFLYAPIVILVIFSFTRDEFGVRWTGFTLDWYIRLFNNPRMMGAAWNTLVVASVSTVVSTIIGTLLAMAMERYRFQGRGAMEGLIYLPIVVPEIVMAVALLAFSAIAFDLIKMVTGETLRRNLTTVTIGHIAFSISFVVVVVRTSLKNFDRRLEEAAADLGADNWNIFWRITFPLILPGIVGGALLAFTLSLDDFIISLFLSGPGTSLLPVEVYNRVRRAVTPEINAISTLMLLLSMVLVALSQLLQRRR from the coding sequence ATGATCAAGACAGCACCCGCTTCAACCACGCTGACCCGCGCCCGTGGTGCGTTTGCTGAGGGGCGCCTGACGTGGAGCGGTGTGGGATTGACGATCTTCTCAATCCTGGTCTATCTGTTCCTGTATGCGCCGATTGTCATTCTGGTCATCTTTTCCTTTACCCGCGATGAGTTTGGTGTGCGTTGGACAGGCTTTACACTTGACTGGTATATCCGCCTGTTCAACAATCCACGTATGATGGGGGCCGCCTGGAATACGTTAGTCGTGGCCAGTGTGTCAACGGTTGTGTCAACGATCATCGGTACCTTGCTGGCGATGGCGATGGAGCGCTATCGGTTTCAGGGGCGGGGAGCGATGGAAGGGTTGATTTATCTCCCGATTGTGGTGCCCGAAATCGTGATGGCGGTCGCTCTGCTGGCGTTCTCGGCAATTGCCTTTGACCTGATCAAAATGGTGACCGGTGAGACGCTGCGGCGTAATCTCACCACGGTGACGATTGGCCACATCGCCTTCAGCATCTCGTTTGTCGTGGTTGTTGTGCGTACCAGCCTCAAAAATTTCGACCGTCGGCTCGAAGAAGCAGCAGCCGATTTAGGGGCCGACAACTGGAACATTTTCTGGCGCATTACCTTTCCGCTGATCTTGCCCGGTATCGTGGGTGGTGCTTTGCTGGCCTTTACCCTCTCGCTCGACGACTTCATCATTTCGCTGTTCCTCTCCGGGCCGGGAACTTCCCTCCTACCGGTGGAAGTGTATAACCGTGTGCGACGAGCAGTGACGCCAGAAATTAACGCTATTTCTACCCTGATGCTGCTGTTGTCGATGGTGCTGGTCGCACTGTCGCAACTTTTGCAGCGACGACGATAG
- a CDS encoding Eco57I restriction-modification methylase domain-containing protein gives MTTDTLIINPIQHEHLLERVELLRLKASQQLEANRAEKGQFFTPQGIAQFMAGLFTHRPDTLHVLDPGAGVGSLSAALVAAACTWQTPPARIKITAYEIDPVLREYLQSTLEHCCQICRQKDIDFDYEIIPEDFIEAGIDMLMSNKTLFAPLCKSFNTIIMNPPYKKIHGKSRTRRLLQKAGIETSNLYTAFFWIALELLEPNGQIAAITPRSFCNGPYFLPFRKAFLSTMSIQRIHVFEHRDRAFHEEDVLQENIIVHAVKSQQRNKIAISASEGPDDAWMSIREVTFDQVVKPDDPALFIRIVPDTLHQHIGQHVERLSTSLSELGIQISTGRVVDFRVKEFLCEGNGEEKAPLIYPNNFLEGYITWPGKPGKKPNAIKIHPATASLLLPRGWYVLVKRFSAKEEKRRLVAAVYNPDRIDADLTGFENHLNYYHQDGHGLLPALAKGIAAFLNSTIADEYFRQFSGHTQVNATDLRNFRYPTKDQLIAIGESIGETFPPQQQLDDLVIERLGMATTSNDLQARKKIEEAMEILRALQVPRVLINQRSALTLLALANVRPDSDWADASAPLYGITEMMNYFRDQFGITYAPNTRETVRRQTIHQFVQMNLVIPNPDDPDRPINSPKTRYQMESNLLALIKSFGTDAWENKLRNYLATA, from the coding sequence ATGACAACGGACACATTGATTATAAACCCTATTCAACACGAACACTTGCTTGAAAGGGTCGAATTACTGCGCCTGAAAGCCAGTCAGCAGCTCGAAGCCAATCGCGCCGAGAAGGGACAGTTTTTTACCCCTCAAGGTATCGCGCAATTCATGGCTGGCCTTTTCACGCACAGACCTGACACCTTACATGTCCTCGATCCCGGTGCAGGTGTCGGCTCTTTATCAGCGGCCCTGGTTGCTGCAGCCTGCACGTGGCAAACACCACCTGCCCGGATCAAGATTACTGCCTACGAAATTGATCCAGTCTTACGAGAATATTTGCAATCGACACTGGAGCATTGTTGCCAGATATGTCGGCAAAAGGATATTGATTTTGATTATGAGATTATCCCAGAAGACTTTATTGAGGCAGGCATTGACATGCTCATGAGCAATAAAACCCTTTTTGCTCCACTTTGCAAATCTTTTAACACTATTATCATGAACCCTCCATATAAGAAAATTCACGGAAAATCACGCACTCGCCGACTACTACAAAAAGCCGGCATAGAAACCAGCAATCTATATACCGCTTTTTTCTGGATTGCCCTCGAACTACTTGAGCCTAACGGACAAATTGCAGCCATAACCCCGCGAAGTTTCTGCAATGGGCCTTATTTTCTTCCGTTCAGAAAAGCCTTCTTATCTACAATGTCTATTCAAAGAATTCACGTTTTTGAGCATCGTGATAGAGCTTTCCACGAAGAAGATGTCCTTCAAGAGAACATCATCGTACACGCAGTAAAATCCCAACAGCGCAACAAGATTGCCATCTCTGCCAGCGAGGGGCCTGATGATGCATGGATGTCTATACGAGAAGTCACTTTCGATCAGGTTGTGAAACCGGATGATCCAGCACTATTTATTCGGATTGTGCCTGACACATTGCATCAACACATAGGACAGCATGTAGAGCGGCTTTCAACATCGCTCAGCGAGTTAGGTATTCAGATTTCAACCGGGAGAGTGGTTGATTTTCGCGTTAAGGAATTTCTCTGTGAAGGAAATGGGGAAGAAAAGGCTCCCCTTATTTATCCAAACAATTTTTTGGAAGGATACATCACATGGCCCGGTAAACCTGGAAAGAAACCAAATGCTATCAAAATCCACCCCGCCACAGCGAGTCTGTTACTTCCACGTGGCTGGTATGTTCTGGTTAAGCGCTTTTCTGCAAAAGAAGAAAAGCGTAGATTAGTTGCAGCAGTATATAACCCTGACAGAATTGATGCAGACCTTACGGGATTTGAAAATCACTTGAATTACTATCATCAAGATGGTCATGGCTTATTGCCGGCTCTGGCGAAAGGGATTGCAGCTTTCCTCAATTCTACAATCGCAGATGAATATTTCAGACAGTTCAGTGGACATACTCAGGTCAATGCCACAGATTTACGCAACTTCAGGTATCCAACAAAAGATCAATTGATTGCAATAGGTGAAAGTATTGGTGAGACATTCCCACCGCAACAACAACTGGATGATCTCGTGATAGAAAGGCTGGGCATGGCCACAACGAGTAATGATTTGCAGGCCAGAAAAAAGATTGAAGAGGCGATGGAAATTCTTCGTGCACTTCAGGTGCCCAGGGTCCTGATCAATCAACGCTCTGCTCTCACATTGCTTGCACTCGCAAACGTCAGACCAGACAGCGATTGGGCAGATGCATCTGCTCCTTTGTATGGCATAACAGAAATGATGAATTACTTCCGAGATCAATTTGGTATCACGTATGCACCAAACACGCGCGAAACTGTGCGTCGCCAGACCATTCATCAGTTTGTGCAGATGAATCTCGTCATTCCTAATCCAGACGACCCGGATAGACCTATCAACAGCCCCAAGACACGTTATCAGATGGAATCCAACCTTCTGGCATTAATCAAGTCATTTGGTACAGATGCATGGGAAAACAAGCTGAGAAACTATCTGGCGACTGCTTAG
- the uvrA gene encoding excinuclease ABC subunit UvrA yields MARTTIVIKGAREHNLKGIDVEIPRDRLVVLTGVSGSGKSSLAFDTLYAEGQRRYVESLSAYARQFLGQMEKPQVDLIEGLSPAIAIEQKSASKNPRSTVGTVTEIYDYLRLLFARIGHQYCHRCGQPVAAQSAQQMVDRVLLLPPGTRFMVLAPVVSQRKGEYKDIFAEAKAEGFVRVRVDGEIRSLDEEIKLNKKVKHSIEVVIDRLALPAASDNGDREGFITRLTDSIETALRVGEGKVIISLADEPADPAQPREWMMSESNTCPSCGISFPELTPQMFSFNSPQGACPTCSGLGARLEVDPALLVPNDALSIHDGAVTYWGEMRKKQDTWAYKALQAIAAHYRIDLDAPWHTLTQRQRDAIIYGSGQERIRFSWTNEHGSRGEYYRTWEGLASEIRRRYMQSGSDTMREYYTQYMSEQPCPDCQGARLRPESLAVRVVGRTIRDVTRMNIAQALDWARELPHHLNETEQAIVGDVLKEIRERLGFLHNVGLHYLTLDRAAPTLSGGEAQRIRLASQIGSGLVGVMYILDEPSIGLHQRDNRKLLDSLLRLRDLGNTLIVVEHDLETMQAADWIIDFGPGAGVKGGQIVTAGTPDQVAQHPTSLTGQYLSGRLTIHIPTSRRSATKGWLTLEGATLNNLRDVTVSFPLGCFIAVTGVSGSGKSSLITETLYPALANRLNRAQLKPGPFRNLYGLEQLDKVINIDQQPIGRTPRSNPATYVKLFDLLRELFAETPEAKLRGYGPGRFSFNLKGGRCEACEGNGEIKIDMQFLADVWVRCAECKGKRYNRETLQVKYKGKTIADVLDMDVQTALEFFANVPRVRRILQTLHDVGLDYIKLGQPATTLSGGEAQRVKLAKELARVATGRTIYILDEPTTGLHFADIQNLLRVLHRLVDAGNTVVVIEHNLDVIKTADYVIDMGPEGGDGGGEVVALGTPEEVARHPTSHTGRFLRDILDLATVVE; encoded by the coding sequence GTGGCCAGGACGACAATCGTAATCAAGGGTGCCCGCGAGCACAACCTCAAAGGGATTGATGTTGAAATTCCGCGTGACCGGCTGGTGGTATTGACGGGTGTCAGTGGATCGGGAAAAAGCTCGCTGGCGTTTGATACGCTCTACGCCGAAGGTCAACGACGCTATGTCGAGAGCTTATCGGCCTACGCACGCCAGTTTCTCGGTCAGATGGAAAAACCGCAGGTCGATCTGATCGAAGGCTTGTCACCGGCAATCGCTATCGAACAGAAGAGCGCCAGTAAGAACCCGCGCTCAACCGTTGGCACCGTTACCGAAATTTACGATTACCTGCGTCTGCTCTTCGCCCGCATTGGTCATCAGTACTGTCATCGTTGTGGTCAACCCGTCGCTGCGCAATCGGCTCAACAGATGGTTGATCGGGTGCTCTTACTCCCACCGGGCACCCGCTTTATGGTGCTGGCCCCCGTTGTCTCGCAACGCAAAGGTGAGTACAAAGACATTTTCGCCGAAGCGAAGGCGGAAGGTTTTGTGCGGGTGCGGGTAGACGGTGAAATCCGCTCGCTCGACGAAGAGATCAAGCTCAACAAGAAAGTCAAACACTCGATAGAGGTTGTCATTGACCGTCTGGCCCTGCCGGCGGCAAGTGATAATGGTGATCGGGAAGGTTTTATCACCCGCCTGACCGACAGCATCGAAACCGCATTGCGGGTAGGCGAAGGAAAAGTCATCATCAGCCTGGCCGACGAGCCTGCCGATCCTGCTCAACCCCGCGAGTGGATGATGAGCGAAAGCAATACCTGTCCGTCGTGTGGTATCTCCTTCCCGGAACTGACCCCGCAGATGTTTTCATTCAACTCGCCTCAAGGCGCCTGCCCGACCTGTAGTGGCCTGGGCGCACGGCTGGAGGTCGATCCGGCGCTGCTGGTGCCCAACGACGCGCTCTCGATCCACGATGGTGCAGTCACTTATTGGGGCGAAATGCGCAAGAAGCAGGACACCTGGGCGTATAAGGCGTTACAGGCGATTGCCGCCCACTACCGGATCGATCTCGACGCGCCATGGCATACGCTGACCCAGCGTCAACGCGATGCCATCATCTACGGGAGTGGTCAGGAACGCATCCGGTTTTCGTGGACGAATGAGCATGGTTCCCGCGGCGAGTATTATCGCACCTGGGAAGGGCTGGCGAGCGAAATCCGGCGTCGCTACATGCAGAGCGGCTCAGACACCATGCGCGAATATTACACGCAGTATATGAGCGAGCAGCCCTGCCCGGATTGTCAGGGTGCCCGGCTCCGCCCGGAAAGTCTGGCCGTGCGCGTGGTTGGCCGCACGATTCGCGATGTGACCCGGATGAATATCGCGCAAGCCCTCGATTGGGCGCGTGAGTTACCCCATCACCTCAACGAGACCGAGCAGGCAATCGTCGGTGATGTGCTGAAAGAGATTCGCGAACGACTCGGCTTCCTGCACAACGTTGGTCTGCACTACCTGACCCTCGACCGGGCCGCGCCAACTCTCTCCGGCGGGGAAGCGCAACGGATTCGGCTGGCCTCACAGATCGGTTCCGGGCTGGTTGGCGTGATGTATATTCTCGATGAGCCGAGTATCGGTTTGCATCAACGCGATAATCGCAAACTCCTCGACTCACTGTTGCGCTTACGTGATCTGGGTAACACCCTGATCGTCGTCGAACACGACCTGGAAACGATGCAGGCCGCCGACTGGATCATTGACTTTGGCCCCGGAGCCGGTGTGAAGGGCGGGCAGATCGTTACTGCCGGTACCCCGGATCAGGTTGCCCAACATCCAACCTCGCTCACCGGGCAGTACCTCTCCGGTCGACTGACGATACACATCCCAACCAGCCGTCGTTCGGCGACGAAGGGATGGTTGACGCTGGAAGGAGCAACGCTCAACAACCTGCGCGATGTCACCGTCAGTTTCCCACTTGGCTGCTTCATCGCCGTTACCGGTGTCTCCGGTTCGGGCAAATCATCCCTCATTACCGAAACACTTTACCCGGCCCTGGCTAATCGCCTCAACCGTGCCCAGCTCAAACCCGGCCCCTTCCGCAACCTGTACGGACTTGAGCAGCTCGACAAGGTCATCAACATCGACCAGCAGCCGATTGGGCGCACACCGCGTTCAAATCCGGCGACCTATGTGAAGCTGTTCGATCTCTTGCGCGAGCTATTTGCCGAAACGCCCGAAGCCAAACTGCGCGGTTACGGGCCAGGCCGCTTTAGCTTCAACCTCAAAGGTGGACGCTGTGAAGCCTGTGAGGGGAACGGTGAAATCAAGATTGACATGCAATTCCTGGCCGATGTCTGGGTACGCTGCGCCGAGTGCAAGGGCAAACGCTACAACCGCGAGACGTTGCAGGTGAAGTACAAAGGCAAGACCATCGCCGACGTGCTCGATATGGATGTGCAAACGGCGCTGGAGTTTTTCGCCAACGTGCCACGGGTACGCCGGATTCTGCAAACCCTGCACGATGTTGGCCTCGACTACATCAAACTCGGTCAACCGGCGACCACCCTCTCTGGCGGTGAAGCCCAGCGCGTCAAACTGGCGAAGGAACTGGCGCGCGTGGCAACCGGTCGCACCATCTACATTCTCGATGAACCAACCACCGGTTTACACTTTGCCGATATTCAAAACCTGCTGCGGGTGTTGCACCGTCTGGTTGATGCCGGCAACACGGTTGTCGTGATCGAGCACAACCTCGACGTGATCAAGACGGCGGATTATGTCATCGATATGGGGCCGGAAGGGGGCGACGGCGGCGGTGAAGTGGTCGCTCTGGGCACCCCGGAAGAGGTTGCCCGCCATCCCACGTCGCATACCGGACGATTTCTACGCGACATTCTTGATCTGGCAACGGTGGTTGAATAA
- a CDS encoding DUF333 domain-containing protein — MRPATISRYSLLGLIISFLMFSAGCTWAPAATSSPTAQPITATATPDRQPTPEPPRPTVAPMIGLANPAARYCIEQGGQVEIQTTADGAQLGLCVFNDGTVCEEWAFLRGECAPGQQYQIDSNAVSDTTTLDPVVRELFALVKAELPPQAFDSFAAQPLPSTPERQLWAVYSTGMRNFDLDPPVPHFIAVYAYTNEHWQLLSRQNLVSVSEEDGSSLEPDFIGAVRQVKISPDRIWLQVEGGLGAHSGSYHLFSFAADTLRLELAAYASSPGVGSIADLDGDGIAEVVLDRSERYIFCYACGVYYPFYQVYAWENGSMVERTISELVPQYQTAPYAEQNGQAVTFAQTDLWAEALTAINAAVAAAGSADPPTTGGSLRWNQRLIQKMHDAHLEAIVNSAFPLLNRVFYGDYNGVVDQMRQTAPAEIFSTKSPLIVGTVAEGWETTLGEHLISATERVLAIQPDRAEVFFVQAWGRFLVDATDPAIATDLDRAAQLQPDTPLFVESATWWKNR; from the coding sequence ATGCGCCCGGCAACGATCTCTCGTTATTCTCTGCTCGGCCTGATCATAAGTTTTCTTATGTTTAGTGCCGGCTGTACCTGGGCACCGGCAGCAACATCCTCACCAACCGCTCAACCAATCACTGCCACTGCTACACCAGATCGCCAACCCACACCAGAACCGCCACGCCCAACGGTAGCGCCGATGATCGGTCTTGCCAACCCGGCGGCGAGATACTGCATTGAACAGGGTGGGCAGGTAGAGATACAGACCACTGCTGATGGTGCGCAACTGGGCTTATGTGTGTTCAATGACGGAACGGTATGCGAAGAGTGGGCCTTTCTACGCGGTGAATGCGCACCGGGCCAGCAGTACCAAATCGACTCAAATGCCGTCAGCGATACAACGACTCTCGATCCGGTTGTGCGCGAGCTGTTTGCCCTGGTGAAGGCCGAACTACCACCACAGGCGTTTGATTCGTTTGCCGCCCAACCGTTGCCTTCCACCCCTGAGCGGCAATTGTGGGCGGTGTACAGCACCGGCATGCGCAACTTCGATCTCGATCCGCCAGTACCGCATTTTATTGCGGTGTACGCCTACACCAACGAGCACTGGCAACTTCTTAGTCGGCAGAACCTGGTGTCAGTATCAGAAGAGGACGGATCCTCTCTCGAACCAGACTTTATCGGGGCTGTTCGCCAGGTCAAGATTAGCCCAGATCGCATCTGGTTGCAGGTCGAAGGGGGGCTGGGTGCGCACAGCGGTAGTTATCACCTGTTCAGTTTTGCCGCTGATACCCTGCGCCTGGAGCTTGCCGCCTATGCATCGAGTCCTGGGGTGGGTTCCATCGCAGACCTGGATGGCGATGGAATTGCCGAGGTGGTTCTTGATCGGTCGGAGCGCTACATCTTCTGCTATGCCTGTGGCGTCTACTATCCTTTTTATCAGGTCTACGCCTGGGAAAACGGCTCGATGGTTGAACGCACGATAAGCGAGCTGGTGCCCCAATATCAAACCGCGCCGTATGCCGAACAGAACGGCCAGGCCGTCACATTTGCGCAGACCGATTTGTGGGCAGAGGCTTTAACCGCGATCAACGCAGCAGTCGCCGCTGCCGGCAGTGCCGATCCGCCCACGACCGGCGGATCACTCCGCTGGAATCAGCGCCTGATCCAGAAGATGCACGATGCTCATCTGGAGGCGATTGTGAACAGCGCCTTCCCCTTGCTGAACCGCGTGTTTTACGGCGATTATAACGGTGTCGTTGATCAGATGCGACAAACCGCACCGGCTGAGATTTTCAGTACCAAATCGCCGCTCATCGTGGGGACGGTAGCAGAGGGCTGGGAAACTACGTTGGGTGAGCATTTGATCTCGGCAACTGAACGAGTACTGGCAATCCAACCGGATCGCGCAGAGGTTTTCTTCGTCCAGGCATGGGGCAGATTTTTGGTTGATGCAACTGATCCCGCGATTGCAACTGATCTCGACCGCGCTGCGCAGTTGCAGCCCGATACGCCGTTGTTTGTAGAGAGTGCAACCTGGTGGAAGAATCGGTAG
- a CDS encoding pentapeptide repeat-containing protein: MADLTPEQIFDLLNRPGPLWLVGANLSGANLSAANLSNANLSEAQLSRTRLTDANLYRADLSVCELGGANLSWANLREARLNWAQLVRADLSDADLRKADLSWANLEFASLVGANLRGANLSAADFSGANLYGANLSLCNLSGADLRDTVMIGANLSEAQLREAQLVNLSGANLSGAILIRVSLNGVNGNGANLANANLMHANLREATFDEANFIGANLSEANLGEASLCNADFSEANLSGIYLSGANLRGAIFTRANLSRANLSGANLRGANLRGANLREASLADADLTEADLTDADLTDCDLTGAKGVAGL, encoded by the coding sequence ATGGCCGACCTGACTCCTGAACAGATTTTTGACCTCCTCAACCGACCTGGCCCGTTGTGGCTGGTGGGGGCGAATTTGAGTGGTGCGAACCTGAGTGCTGCTAATCTGAGCAATGCCAACTTAAGCGAAGCCCAATTGAGCCGTACCCGCCTCACCGATGCCAACCTGTACCGGGCCGATCTGAGTGTGTGTGAGTTGGGTGGTGCCAATCTGAGCTGGGCCAATCTGCGTGAAGCGCGATTGAATTGGGCACAACTGGTGCGTGCCGATTTGAGTGATGCTGATTTGCGTAAGGCCGATCTGAGCTGGGCTAACCTGGAATTTGCGTCGCTGGTTGGCGCCAATCTGCGCGGCGCTAATTTAAGTGCTGCCGACTTCAGTGGGGCCAATCTGTACGGGGCAAACCTCAGCCTGTGCAATCTCAGTGGTGCCGATCTGCGCGATACGGTGATGATCGGGGCAAATCTGAGCGAAGCACAACTGCGCGAGGCGCAACTGGTGAATTTGAGTGGCGCAAATCTGAGTGGTGCTATCCTGATTCGGGTGAGCCTCAATGGCGTCAACGGCAACGGGGCCAATCTGGCGAATGCCAATTTGATGCACGCCAATCTGCGTGAGGCGACCTTCGATGAGGCAAATTTTATCGGTGCCAATCTCAGCGAAGCCAATTTAGGCGAAGCCAGTTTGTGTAATGCCGATTTCAGCGAGGCGAACCTTAGCGGTATTTACCTCAGCGGCGCTAATCTCCGCGGGGCGATCTTCACGCGGGCCAATCTGTCTCGTGCGAACCTGAGTGGGGCCAACCTGCGTGGTGCGAACCTGCGTGGCGCGAACCTGCGTGAAGCGAGTCTGGCCGACGCCGATTTGACCGAGGCCGATCTGACTGATGCCGATCTGACCGATTGTGATCTGACCGGTGCGAAGGGGGTGGCGGGATTGTAG
- a CDS encoding BsuBI/PstI family type II restriction endonuclease — translation MRLPDGSEINITAGGQNTLIKQIIEDFCPRFTPGGVVIYVGDAGDKFKLFERTYFEQLGVHVNEHSKMPDVIIHVPDQNWLVLIEAVTSHGPINMKRHNELKDLFRASKSPLVFVTAFPTRKVMKKYLQEIAWATEVWIAESPGHIVHFNGERFLGPYE, via the coding sequence GTGCGATTGCCGGATGGTAGCGAAATCAACATAACCGCAGGAGGACAAAATACGCTCATTAAGCAGATTATCGAGGATTTCTGTCCGCGTTTTACACCGGGGGGAGTTGTCATATACGTGGGCGACGCCGGTGACAAGTTCAAGCTATTTGAGCGAACATATTTTGAACAATTGGGTGTTCATGTGAATGAGCACAGCAAGATGCCAGATGTGATTATCCATGTACCAGATCAAAACTGGCTTGTTCTCATCGAAGCAGTGACCAGTCATGGCCCGATCAATATGAAACGCCATAACGAACTCAAAGATCTGTTTAGAGCTAGTAAATCTCCTTTAGTGTTTGTAACAGCATTTCCTACACGAAAAGTAATGAAAAAGTATCTTCAAGAAATCGCCTGGGCAACGGAAGTCTGGATAGCAGAGTCTCCAGGTCATATTGTTCATTTTAATGGGGAACGCTTTCTGGGTCCATACGAGTAG
- a CDS encoding polyamine ABC transporter substrate-binding protein: MQMLRLLVLVLLLILTACGGGGATTSPGNEYGTGSGDTTQTTGDGVDRSRLSDTLYFYNWSDYIDPAILDQFKAEYGVEVVVDTYDSNEDMLAKVRAGNSGYDIVVPSDYAVQIMVAEGLAAPIDKSLLTNLVHIDPNLLDQYFDKGNAYSVPYMYGITGIAYNTKFFPNGIDSWAAIFEPDQIAQFAGKFSMLDDARETPGAALRYIGQSLNSTDPAALERVKEILLTQKQYLAAYNSSDVNRKLASEEYVMAHAWSGTAMQARNGLGDEFSGNPNIAFVIPKEGGMIWMDNLVILKDSPNAYTAHVFINFLMRPEISAQNTEYVGYLTPNKDALPLISAEVRELYAQGFAPDDAMYQRLEWAVRNEGTTAFDDLWTEIKGE, from the coding sequence ATGCAGATGCTTCGATTGCTGGTGCTGGTGCTGCTTCTGATACTAACGGCGTGTGGTGGCGGTGGTGCAACCACCAGTCCCGGTAACGAATACGGTACCGGCAGCGGTGATACAACGCAGACAACCGGTGATGGTGTTGATCGCAGCAGATTGTCAGATACGCTCTACTTCTACAACTGGTCAGATTATATCGATCCGGCGATCCTCGACCAGTTCAAGGCCGAGTATGGCGTTGAAGTCGTGGTTGACACCTACGACAGCAACGAAGACATGCTGGCAAAGGTGCGGGCCGGTAATTCGGGGTACGATATTGTCGTTCCCTCGGATTATGCGGTGCAGATCATGGTGGCAGAGGGATTAGCTGCACCGATAGACAAGTCCTTGCTCACTAATCTGGTGCATATCGATCCCAACCTGCTAGATCAGTACTTCGACAAAGGAAATGCCTATTCGGTGCCGTACATGTATGGCATTACCGGCATTGCCTACAACACGAAATTCTTCCCGAACGGCATCGATAGCTGGGCTGCGATCTTTGAACCCGATCAGATTGCTCAGTTTGCCGGCAAGTTTAGCATGCTCGATGATGCGCGTGAGACTCCGGGGGCGGCGCTACGCTATATCGGTCAGTCACTCAATTCCACCGATCCGGCGGCATTAGAGCGGGTTAAGGAGATTCTTCTGACCCAGAAGCAATACCTGGCAGCCTATAACAGTTCTGACGTGAACCGCAAACTTGCCAGCGAGGAATACGTTATGGCCCATGCCTGGAGCGGAACGGCTATGCAGGCGCGCAATGGGTTGGGTGACGAGTTCAGCGGTAATCCGAACATCGCCTTTGTGATCCCCAAAGAGGGTGGCATGATCTGGATGGACAATCTCGTTATCCTCAAGGACTCACCCAATGCCTATACGGCCCACGTCTTCATCAATTTTCTCATGCGACCGGAAATCTCCGCTCAAAATACCGAGTATGTCGGCTATCTGACCCCCAATAAAGATGCGCTGCCACTCATTTCCGCCGAGGTGCGTGAATTGTACGCACAAGGCTTTGCCCCCGATGACGCGATGTATCAGCGCCTTGAGTGGGCAGTGCGTAATGAGGGCACGACTGCCTTCGATGATCTGTGGACTGAGATCAAGGGTGAGTAG